The Methanoplanus sp. FWC-SCC4 genome has a window encoding:
- the dapF gene encoding diaminopimelate epimerase, whose amino-acid sequence MEIPFVKLQGNGNDFILIDETKGNVIPDEMKGQFAKLYCDRRFGIGGDGVLFISSSEKADIKMRLFQPDESEAEMCGNGIRCLVKYAYDMKYIKEECSVETLAGILLVEAGYHSEDEFFAVIDMGRVKYDRPEIPAKGEGEYIEEIEGFTVYAVNTGVPHAVVFVENLDEFDICSVAPKIRYHETFLEGANVNFVSVTGDSEIKIRTYERGVEDETFSCGTGSTASAVVSFKTGKTGDKVLVNTVGGPLTIYISKSGAKMEGSAETVFSGFIPL is encoded by the coding sequence ATGGAAATACCATTTGTAAAACTTCAGGGAAACGGAAATGATTTCATACTTATTGATGAGACTAAAGGGAATGTCATCCCTGATGAAATGAAGGGCCAGTTTGCAAAACTCTATTGCGACAGGCGTTTTGGAATTGGCGGTGACGGAGTTCTTTTTATATCTTCCTCAGAAAAAGCAGATATTAAGATGAGGCTTTTTCAGCCTGATGAAAGTGAAGCGGAGATGTGTGGTAACGGAATTCGCTGCCTTGTAAAATATGCTTATGATATGAAATATATCAAAGAGGAATGTTCGGTTGAAACCCTTGCAGGAATCCTTTTGGTAGAGGCCGGCTATCACAGTGAGGATGAATTTTTTGCTGTAATTGACATGGGAAGAGTAAAATATGACCGTCCTGAAATTCCTGCAAAGGGAGAGGGAGAATATATAGAAGAAATTGAAGGTTTTACAGTTTATGCGGTGAATACCGGTGTACCCCATGCCGTTGTATTTGTTGAAAACCTGGATGAATTTGATATTTGCTCAGTTGCTCCAAAAATAAGGTATCATGAGACATTTTTAGAAGGTGCAAATGTCAATTTTGTCAGCGTAACTGGCGACAGTGAGATAAAAATCCGCACATATGAGCGTGGAGTTGAGGATGAAACATTCAGCTGTGGAACAGGCTCCACTGCATCTGCAGTAGTGTCTTTTAAAACCGGAAAAACGGGTGATAAAGTTCTGGTAAATACAGTCGGGGGGCCGCTTACCATTTATATTTCAAAAAGCGGGGCAAAAATGGAAGGTTCTGCTGAAACAGTATTCTCAGGTTTTATACCTTTATAA
- the radB gene encoding DNA repair and recombination protein RadB: MDFSKINTGSSDFDELIGGGLERRVITQMYGEPGSGKSTICTLCAVNILKSGKCAIIIDSEGFSAERFEQIAGSDESKNLAERLFLFEPLDFSEQGLMIAQCDTLLRDNDIGLIILDSATALYRVELGNSGEGQRRLGQQLIHLLGYARKYDIPVIVTNQVYMDINNEMLTGLGGTSLRHISKVIVRLEKQNSHKTAILEKHRSKPEGRSFDFKIINEGIIKV, encoded by the coding sequence ATGGACTTTTCAAAGATAAATACCGGGTCTTCTGATTTTGATGAATTAATCGGAGGGGGCCTCGAAAGGCGTGTCATAACTCAGATGTACGGAGAGCCCGGCTCAGGTAAAAGTACAATTTGCACCCTTTGTGCTGTAAATATTTTAAAAAGCGGTAAATGCGCAATTATTATTGACAGTGAAGGCTTTTCAGCAGAAAGATTTGAACAAATTGCAGGAAGTGATGAATCAAAAAATCTTGCAGAGAGATTATTCCTTTTTGAACCACTGGATTTTTCTGAACAAGGACTTATGATTGCACAGTGTGACACCCTTCTAAGAGATAATGATATAGGTCTGATTATTCTTGATTCAGCAACTGCACTTTACAGAGTAGAGCTTGGGAATTCAGGGGAAGGGCAGCGAAGGCTGGGACAACAGTTAATACATTTGCTTGGATATGCAAGAAAATATGATATTCCTGTTATTGTGACAAATCAGGTTTATATGGATATAAACAATGAGATGCTCACAGGTCTTGGAGGTACTTCCCTCAGGCACATATCCAAAGTAATTGTCAGACTTGAAAAACAAAATTCGCATAAAACTGCAATTCTTGAAAAACACAGATCAAAACCGGAAGGCAGGTCTTTTGATTTTAAAATAATAAATGAAGGGATTATAAAGGTATAA
- the larC gene encoding nickel pincer cofactor biosynthesis protein LarC: MKILLFDPFHGAAGDMIIGALLDLGADKDSVEKAMSSVVSKPDFKNVERCGISAVKVETNAGKAHRTLDEVNNIIDTCIAPKEAVLMAKRVFGRINTGEINVHGTKMTHFHEVGADDAIADVIGACTAFLSLNPDAVYIKPLALGCGFVNSEHGKIPVPAPATIEILKESGLQVIYGKDPEEGELCTPTGAALLSEFSTYSNTEPEGRIIATGYGAGTKNPQNTPNVLRTLIIEQNNELSDRVDILETNVDDATGEVIAYTIQRLMDEGARDASSIPINMKKGRNGSLIRVICKPEEADMFVRILSEELGTLGIRHIRSIHRSILKRTFETVSLELKGRIYAINVKIGWIETEPVTLKAEYEDAKKCAEETGLPIKKIAAMAERIASEKIDNGAK; the protein is encoded by the coding sequence ATGAAAATTCTCCTCTTTGATCCTTTTCATGGTGCAGCAGGCGATATGATTATCGGTGCACTGCTGGATCTTGGTGCCGATAAAGATTCTGTCGAAAAAGCAATGAGCTCTGTCGTATCAAAACCGGATTTTAAAAATGTTGAAAGATGTGGTATTTCGGCAGTAAAAGTCGAAACCAATGCAGGCAAGGCACACAGGACACTTGATGAAGTAAATAATATTATTGACACATGCATTGCCCCAAAAGAAGCAGTACTGATGGCAAAGCGTGTTTTTGGAAGAATAAATACAGGAGAGATTAATGTTCACGGCACAAAAATGACTCATTTTCATGAAGTCGGGGCCGATGATGCAATCGCAGATGTGATAGGGGCATGCACGGCATTTCTATCACTTAATCCTGATGCAGTATATATAAAACCGTTAGCTCTTGGGTGCGGGTTTGTAAACAGTGAGCATGGTAAAATACCCGTTCCTGCACCCGCAACAATTGAAATCCTGAAAGAAAGCGGCCTTCAGGTGATCTACGGAAAAGACCCTGAAGAAGGAGAACTTTGTACACCCACAGGTGCTGCACTTCTCTCTGAATTCTCAACATATTCCAATACTGAACCTGAAGGCAGAATAATTGCAACAGGATATGGTGCAGGAACAAAGAATCCTCAAAATACCCCCAATGTCCTTAGAACTCTGATAATAGAGCAAAATAATGAACTATCTGACAGAGTTGACATCCTTGAAACAAATGTCGATGATGCAACAGGGGAAGTCATAGCATATACTATACAGCGACTTATGGATGAAGGCGCAAGAGATGCTTCTTCAATCCCGATAAATATGAAAAAGGGAAGAAACGGATCACTGATCAGAGTGATTTGCAAACCTGAAGAAGCGGACATGTTTGTAAGGATATTATCAGAAGAACTGGGAACTCTTGGTATTAGGCACATACGCTCAATACACAGATCTATTCTTAAAAGAACCTTTGAAACGGTATCACTGGAATTAAAAGGCAGAATATATGCAATAAATGTTAAAATAGGCTGGATCGAAACAGAACCTGTTACTTTAAAAGCAGAATATGAAGATGCAAAAAAATGTGCAGAAGAAACAGGTCTTCCAATCAAAAAGATAGCTGCAATGGCTGAAAGAATAGCTTCAGAAAAGATTGATAACGGAGCTAAATAA
- a CDS encoding CDC48 family AAA ATPase: protein MICLKVDSAYPEDQGGGRARLDPETMLHLHLSPGDLVYIDGKKRTVAKVWRMLVNDWNQEKVRIDNYIRLNAEVSIGDKVDISPVKDVVAAEHVILAPPEDLPKQLPINYNSAVSRLIDFPVVKGDSVPVSAGLPFMQPQSVAFKVVHIEPENAVIINKDTDIEFSDKPAAGFEGLKMISYEDIGGLKGELQNVRETIELPMRHPELFRKLGIDPPKGVLLYGPPGTGKTLIAKAVANESGAHFISIAGPEVISKYYGESEQRLREIFDEAEENAPAIIFIDELDSIAPKREDVTGEVERRVVAQLLTMMDGLEERGQVVVIGATNRLDAIDQALRRPGRFDREIEIGAPSEEDRIEILRIHTRGMPIEGENRLILKRNEFNCSSGTEKITLEKELKQIDDEVHRVREKMLEEFGSKTNGFVGADLAALAREAAMRALRRYLPIIDLETDEVPQEILESMEIKLSDFRDAFREINPSAMREVFLEVSHITWGDVGGLKEEKEEVREAVEYPLIHRDRFENLGIEPPKGVLLYGPPGTGKTLIAKAVANESGANFIPVRGPQLLSKWVGESERAVREIFRKARQVSPSIIFFDELDALAPARGSSDTHVIESVVNQILTEFDGLEDMTGVVVMGATNRPDMIDPALLRAGRFDRLVYVGEPDEISRKKILQIHSRHMPIEGSVIEELIDFTKLFDESAFENAFEEIGKKKDISINRTINADELKSRFGIVEKETGSVISALRRRKLIVSGLQENALYINDPKRDELIDKLAKKTAGYVGSDLELLCREAAMFAMRDGSASISEVHFNKALKKVHPMMNERLREQYSRIKQHFKGGLPAQVQPVEYQ, encoded by the coding sequence ATGATTTGTCTAAAAGTAGATAGTGCATATCCCGAGGATCAGGGCGGAGGCAGGGCAAGGCTTGATCCTGAGACCATGCTTCATCTCCATTTATCTCCCGGAGATCTGGTCTATATTGACGGCAAAAAGAGGACAGTAGCAAAAGTCTGGAGAATGCTTGTCAATGACTGGAATCAGGAAAAAGTACGTATTGATAATTATATCAGGTTAAATGCCGAGGTTAGCATCGGAGACAAGGTAGACATTTCTCCTGTAAAAGATGTTGTCGCAGCTGAGCATGTAATACTGGCACCGCCTGAAGATCTTCCAAAACAGCTTCCTATAAATTATAACAGCGCGGTTTCAAGACTGATTGACTTCCCTGTTGTAAAAGGTGATAGTGTGCCTGTTTCTGCCGGGCTGCCATTCATGCAGCCGCAGAGTGTTGCTTTTAAAGTTGTTCACATTGAACCTGAAAATGCTGTAATTATTAACAAGGATACTGATATTGAGTTTTCTGATAAACCGGCAGCAGGATTTGAGGGCTTAAAAATGATATCCTATGAGGATATCGGTGGTCTGAAAGGCGAGCTCCAGAATGTCAGGGAGACAATTGAGCTTCCTATGCGTCATCCCGAGCTTTTTAGAAAACTTGGAATTGACCCTCCCAAAGGAGTTCTTTTGTACGGGCCCCCTGGTACCGGAAAAACTCTTATAGCCAAGGCTGTTGCAAATGAAAGCGGTGCACATTTTATCTCTATTGCAGGTCCTGAGGTTATATCAAAGTATTACGGTGAGAGTGAGCAGCGTTTAAGGGAAATTTTCGATGAAGCTGAAGAGAATGCTCCTGCGATAATTTTTATTGATGAACTTGACTCAATTGCACCAAAACGTGAAGATGTAACCGGTGAAGTCGAAAGAAGGGTTGTAGCCCAGCTTCTGACAATGATGGACGGTCTTGAGGAAAGAGGACAGGTAGTTGTAATTGGCGCTACCAACCGTCTTGATGCAATTGATCAGGCTCTTCGCCGTCCCGGCAGATTTGACCGGGAGATCGAGATTGGTGCCCCGAGTGAGGAAGACAGAATTGAAATTCTAAGGATCCATACTCGTGGAATGCCGATAGAGGGTGAAAACCGTCTTATCTTAAAGAGAAATGAATTCAATTGTTCATCAGGAACTGAAAAGATCACTCTTGAAAAAGAGCTCAAGCAGATTGATGATGAAGTGCACAGAGTTCGTGAGAAGATGCTGGAGGAATTTGGCTCAAAGACGAATGGATTTGTAGGTGCTGATCTCGCTGCACTGGCGCGTGAAGCTGCAATGAGGGCACTTAGAAGATATCTTCCAATTATTGATCTTGAGACGGATGAAGTTCCTCAGGAAATACTTGAATCAATGGAGATTAAATTAAGTGATTTCCGTGATGCATTCCGTGAAATAAATCCAAGTGCCATGCGTGAAGTGTTTTTGGAAGTATCGCATATTACATGGGGCGATGTTGGAGGATTAAAGGAAGAGAAAGAAGAAGTCAGAGAAGCTGTTGAGTATCCCCTTATACACCGTGACAGGTTTGAGAACTTAGGTATTGAACCTCCAAAGGGAGTTCTTCTATACGGACCTCCCGGAACCGGAAAAACACTGATTGCAAAAGCGGTTGCTAATGAAAGCGGAGCAAATTTCATACCTGTAAGAGGTCCCCAGCTTCTTTCAAAATGGGTTGGTGAAAGTGAGCGTGCTGTTCGTGAAATTTTCCGGAAAGCCCGCCAGGTGTCTCCTTCAATAATTTTCTTTGATGAACTTGATGCGCTTGCGCCTGCCAGAGGAAGTTCTGACACTCATGTAATTGAGAGCGTTGTAAACCAGATTCTGACTGAATTTGACGGACTTGAAGATATGACAGGGGTTGTTGTGATGGGTGCGACAAACCGTCCGGATATGATAGATCCTGCGCTCCTTCGTGCAGGGAGGTTTGACAGACTTGTGTATGTTGGTGAACCGGACGAAATATCCCGGAAAAAGATTCTTCAGATTCATTCCAGACATATGCCGATTGAAGGATCAGTCATTGAAGAATTAATTGATTTTACAAAATTGTTTGATGAAAGTGCATTTGAAAATGCTTTTGAAGAGATTGGAAAAAAGAAGGATATCTCGATAAACAGAACAATAAACGCAGATGAGCTAAAATCCCGCTTTGGAATTGTTGAAAAGGAAACGGGATCGGTGATTTCCGCCCTGCGTAGAAGAAAACTGATAGTATCAGGGCTTCAGGAAAATGCTCTTTATATAAATGACCCAAAAAGAGACGAGCTTATTGATAAACTGGCAAAGAAAACTGCTGGTTATGTAGGATCAGATCTTGAGCTTTTGTGCCGTGAAGCGGCAATGTTTGCTATGCGTGATGGTTCTGCCTCGATTTCAGAAGTACATTTCAATAAAGCTCTTAAAAAAGTTCATCCAATGATGAATGAAAGGCTGAGGGAGCAGTATTCAAGAATAAAACAGCATTTCAAAGGCGGACTCCCTGCTCAGGTTCAGCCTGTTGAATACCAATAA
- a CDS encoding class I adenylate-forming enzyme family protein, whose amino-acid sequence MSNCTTFLDNNSKIYNKDALIFPSENRIYTYAGILDTVNRYANILSSYGVKKGDRVCIYLPAIPEYLLFYFAIWRIGAISVPLNIVLKESEVSYMLKDSDSCAIITDTNSGDVAERASAEISSDILVLTIGNNEWNDIVSSASNEFRAVYCDSDDLCQLQYTSGTTGKQKGAMLTHGNWIAAMDAEKELLGFNSEDIYLGIYPMAHVGVSWGISALKSGATWIILERFELEKYISYIAEYKATVVAAMPPVIHSLLKTSPGTESVFACVREMISGGGPLHPSIWKEFYSRFGVPVVNAYGLSETIVVGTGTAIRPCDYERADEFRSVGRPVGYSEVKIVDVNDALEELSVGEIGEIALRGPAVAKGYWKMEEETRSVFLPEGWFLTGDIGYIDDSGMVAITDRKKDMIVMSGWKIYPTEVEKAMIEHPDIDDIAIFGCPDSHRGEIPVAAVVLRTGKKPDKEALKNFAKERLAGYKVPREYIFVDILPRVNQWKLLRRQLRDDYCRDCN is encoded by the coding sequence TTGTCAAACTGTACAACATTTCTCGATAATAACTCTAAAATATACAATAAGGATGCATTGATCTTTCCATCGGAAAACAGGATTTATACATATGCGGGTATTCTTGATACTGTAAACCGTTATGCAAATATTCTGTCATCTTACGGGGTAAAAAAAGGTGACCGGGTATGCATCTATCTTCCTGCAATACCTGAATATCTATTGTTTTACTTTGCAATATGGAGAATAGGAGCTATATCAGTTCCATTAAATATTGTGTTAAAAGAGTCAGAGGTTTCTTACATGCTTAAAGACTCTGATTCATGTGCAATAATAACTGACACTAACTCCGGAGATGTTGCAGAAAGGGCATCAGCGGAAATATCATCTGATATTTTGGTTCTAACAATTGGAAACAATGAATGGAATGATATCGTTTCTTCAGCCTCTAATGAATTCAGGGCAGTTTATTGTGATTCAGATGATCTATGCCAGCTTCAGTACACGTCCGGCACTACCGGGAAGCAAAAAGGGGCAATGCTTACTCATGGAAACTGGATTGCTGCAATGGATGCGGAAAAAGAGCTTTTGGGTTTTAATTCTGAAGATATTTACCTTGGAATCTATCCGATGGCCCATGTTGGTGTTTCATGGGGTATTTCGGCTCTTAAGTCCGGTGCAACATGGATAATTCTGGAGAGATTTGAACTTGAAAAATACATCTCTTATATTGCTGAATATAAGGCAACCGTTGTTGCAGCAATGCCTCCTGTCATACATTCATTGTTGAAAACATCTCCCGGTACTGAATCTGTTTTTGCTTGTGTAAGAGAGATGATAAGCGGGGGAGGTCCTCTTCACCCAAGTATCTGGAAAGAATTTTACAGTCGTTTTGGTGTTCCTGTCGTAAATGCATACGGATTATCAGAAACAATTGTTGTAGGAACAGGCACTGCAATCAGACCATGTGACTATGAAAGAGCTGATGAATTTCGAAGTGTTGGCAGACCTGTCGGGTATTCTGAGGTAAAAATTGTTGATGTAAATGATGCTTTGGAAGAACTGTCCGTTGGAGAGATTGGGGAGATTGCCCTTCGCGGTCCGGCAGTTGCAAAAGGCTACTGGAAAATGGAAGAAGAAACCAGAAGTGTCTTTTTGCCTGAAGGATGGTTTTTAACAGGAGATATTGGATATATTGATGATAGTGGCATGGTTGCAATAACAGATCGCAAAAAAGACATGATTGTAATGTCAGGCTGGAAAATTTATCCGACCGAGGTTGAAAAAGCAATGATAGAACACCCTGATATTGATGATATTGCAATTTTCGGCTGTCCTGACTCACACAGAGGTGAAATCCCTGTTGCAGCGGTTGTTCTAAGGACTGGCAAAAAACCTGATAAGGAGGCATTGAAAAATTTTGCAAAGGAAAGACTTGCAGGCTACAAAGTCCCGAGAGAATATATTTTTGTAGATATTCTTCCCCGTGTAAACC